The stretch of DNA TAGAAAGCCTAGAGTCCTTTGCTGGACTCAGGTCTATTTAAATCTTATATCTTATTAATACTAAACTAAACACGGGTGATGAAATCGTTTTTTCAAACGCTGATTTATTCACTGGCGAATAGtcctttccattttcttctcccTCCTCTTATTGCGGTCAAACAAACAGGGAAATAAAAGAATACGCTCAcagatgcctgactttaacgAGGTATTTTATGCTCACCGACTTATTGCAAATCTATTCCAACACCGTAAATAcaccatcaactcttctgagagacctttcaaatcctataaggGTTATGATTACAGACACTTTTGACGTCCAAATAGGGTAAAATCttagaccactgaaaattatgtaCGTATCTCGATAACCAAGACTTGTCTTCAGGactgcaccattagtcttgtcatgtcCTATCCATaatagctttcttgaagctcaagcaagaaaacgcaattttcaacatatgcctggcagccctgatatcttgactaacaaatcggaccaaagtttctacagacgGCCTAAAGGTAATATTGCGGCTGAATTgcctttttgttatgactagtcttggtcgaggtacgtccataattttcagtggtttatggatAAACCGTGAGCAATATATTGTATACTTGCAGCAAATCAACGAATTTTCATCAccatctttttccatcaaattatGCTTCAAAAGCTAATGGAAATTAATCTAACGAGCCCGGACTTAGTCCATTCAAAAAAACTATTGTTCCAAATTCGAGGGACATAATCGAGTCCGAACTCAATCCAGCTCTACTTATGTGTGTCTACTAAGCACAACATAATGGATCGAGAACACAGTACTGGGCTCTTAAGGAGTGGGCCTTCCGACAAGATTGCTGCAAAAACAACCAGATGTGTGCAAGACTTCTGAGGCAATACTGCCAATTCTATTGGTAAAGGGAATGAATGTGTCCATGTAACAGATCTGGCCTTAATTGATTGAACTTTTGAACATGTCCCATTCTCCAACAGCGTTCCTACTTAAAAGCGCGTTTTGGTCAAGGCACGGGAAAAACTCTGAAAAAGGTTCAGATTCTTGCATCAGATCTTGACAAGCCTGCGTCGACACTTACCTGGTGGTCCAACAAATCGTCTTGGATGATCAAAATGAACCCGGGAGGCACGAACTTTTTGAGCTTGACGAATGATTTGACGCCACGAGTCAGGATCATCCGCTTCTCTTCCTGAGCGATCTCGCCCAAGCGTTCCGTGCTCTCAAAATTCTCTATGGTTCTCGTGTCAATGCCATGAAGGCGAAGCTTCTTGCACAATCCCTGTCCAGGTCAATCATTCATTTAGAAATCCATGGTGTGGCACATCACATGTGTTcccatcaatcaatcaatcattacCTGAAGCATTCCGTCACAGGCGATGCGGATGTCTCGAACGGAAATGGGCTCTTTGTTCAAGGGCTGAACAGGCTGGGACAATCGAAGGTTGGCCATTTCTTTCCTCATGGCCTTTTCCTCGGCcgaattcaatttcttctcgtttttttccaatttgttccCAAACCTAAAGATGAGAAGACACAAACACTTGGATAGTTACAAGCATTTTTGTGGACTGGACGTGGCACAACTCACTTGATTGTGGTTTCAATGACCTTGTAGACATGGTCTTTTTGGCCTCTGACCTCAGACAAGGCCAATATCTGGTTGTACAGATCCAACAGAACGAAGGCATCCAAGGCGGCATAAATGGTTTGCGATTCTGACAAGGGCCTCTTATCCCAATGCGAGATCTGATCGCGCTTATCCAAAGGCAAGCCAAAGATGGACTCCACGAATCCGGATAGCCCTCGATTGTCGGATGTGTAGCTGGCAATCAAAACCTGATTCGAGGCCAAGAACAGCTGACGGTGAAGAGGGTCCAAGTCCAAAACGCGCTTGGCCCTAGAACGAACAGTACGGAATATGTTGCACGCGAACAACTTAAGGTTTCTTAAGTGTGTCAGTTTATTGAAAGGGTATTGATGTTAAACCGCAAGTTGTCCTTCGCTAGCACCATATTTTCGTGAAGAACGTCAATTCCTAAATTATGTCCGAGTTGTATTGTACTCTCCTCATGTGGACTATCGTTTACAAGAACACCGACGGTAAAGGAGAAATCAATCCACTTACGTCTGACGGAGATTGGCAAAGGCCGGGTGGAACCTCTCCATGTTCTTGAGGTCTGGGGCCAAGCCAAAACCGAGCTTCAGCAAGTTCGGGTTGTTGAAGTATCCTTGGACAAATCCCGTCCAGTCTTCGTGTGAAAGCTTCCCGCTCAGGGCATTGGCATCCAACAGGAACACTTGATCGGGGAAGGCCACTTGCATCAAGGCCACACCATCACTGGTCATGGGCAACGTCTCCGAATCGTATCCGGACACAGTCTGGAAAGAGAGAGCGACTATCAACCACTCCAATCATCGACCAATTAACTATAGTGGAGGCTAGCTAGatcatggagtactccatggctaaATCAAGTGCTCGTGCTTGAGACTTATCATGTTCCCATTTTCATAGCTATTGTCTTTTACTTAATGTGCATGAGAGATTCATGTACTCTAAATGCACTTTTGTGAGTGCTTGAGTTGTCTGACGcccaaaagaaacaagactaagatggaaaaccgagCTTCGGAGGGCGATTGGTACTCAATTGGTATTCAGTAacatttcaattcaacttGTGCGATGAAGAGATCGAGATGCTAGAACGAGTCAAAAAGCCGAAATGTgtacaaaaaaattggacttAAGTAGGGAAAACGAGGATGTCTTGTTCTGGTTCCTAatgaaacaattcaaaaataaaatgctgTATTCCTAAATTTCATACTCAAaactctagtaaaagacttaagagtcctctgccggactAGAGTCCGGCAGAGAGttagaaaatcaaaggactcgcccccGCCCTACTAGCACcagagatttaaaaaaaaacgaaccaacctcattcaaatttactttttatttGCCTAACATAGATTTTAAAATGCTAAGTACACCGGTGTAACTAAGGATGTCAACTTGGATGATATGACCATACAATGAGTCAATGCCACATTTTAAATGAATATGATCGTTCTGAAATATCTATTTTTGCTGTCTGTGAACAAAAAGgctaaataaaataaaatatccTGATGGGGGCACATTTCTTTTCGTCGATGAAGACGCTAGAATTGTTATCAATAGTACAAAAGGAAAACTGAAGCCTAAAACGGGTCACAAAGGGATCCGAGGGAATACGCGGCCAAGctctttatttttatttagGATCTTGTTAACAGGCCCTCCATTTCAATTGACCTGCCAACGAATTCAAGCAATCAAACAGCCGTAATTTAAGggccaaaataaaattgatgTACTCATATGTGCTTTCTTACATCAACTCTGTAGTTAGTTTCTTCTCCTggttggcaaaaaaacaaaaatagcttctACAAAACAGTACATATCTGAAAGTGTCTAAATTGTTGGATCTGAATGTGACAAAAAGTGGAAATATACCAATTATTACTTTCTAATAGCTCTATTCATGATATTTTATCTGGTTCTCTTGCCACTAAAATATTTCCCTGCATACGTGGTTCTCCACTTTACTCTGAAGGAGGGCGTGTGATACACATTAGTCCTTGAAACTTACTTACCTCTTCGGCCAAAACGGCGAGAAAGTCTCGAAAGGCGGGTTGGGTATCGATCATGAGGATGCGTTCTCGTGGCAGCCTCAGGGCGTAAAACTTGCCCCCATTCTGGTCCTCATCCCAATTCTCATCCGCGTCATCCCCGTTTCCAGAGAGAGGATCCTCGAAATCGTCATCGATCCCGTAGGGCAGTCGTCTTCGATCGAGATCGAGCTTATTGGCCCAAAACTGGGCCTCCTTGAAGTCCGGATCGATCGAGCGGCCGTTGGTCAAAAGGTTCACGAGGGTGTATGCCAATTCCAGGTCTTTGCCCACGAACTCGCCCACCAGATCGCGCCAATTCTCCAATCCTGGAAATGGAAGTCGGCTATTGCTTGCTTTTCTGGATGTCTTTGGGCTGAGCTTAAATTCCTCATAATAAACCTTAGGCGATGTCTAAAAGACTTTTGCCCGATATTTTTAGTTTTCTAATCAAAATAAAGTAAAGACATGATCAGGCCAagtttcagctcaatcaaaacaCTTGCTGTCAAAAAGTAAGCCAACATTCTGCCCTCCTCTCCTCTGCTCTGCTAAAATTGAGACGATTCTATGCTTTAAATCTTCATAATATGGAATCAATTAAGGTTAAATCTTCGACTTGGTTGGCCGGGTTGGTGCGGATTCTGTTGACCGTGGAATCTACGAAGAAGCTATTGCGTTTAGGCTTTAGCCTACTTTGTCAACCCAGATCACGACTCGTGTTAGGCCTTATGTTGGTCTATCATAGCTCATCACGACTCGAGCGAATGCCGCTTCACTACATTGTGGAATTATTCTTTGTTTGCTTTAATAAACTTTAGAAAAATCTACCTCCTTCTCCCTTAAGATTTATCAATAATTGATTAGTGTCATGTAAGTGCATTTCTTACGCGTGGTGGGCTCATTCTTGGTCAAGACTTGATATCGGAATGCCAGGAATGTGCGGGTTTTCGTGTGCAGTGGCGCCATCTTCGGATCGAGCTCGAACTTCTTGAGCAGCCTCTCGATGAGCTTGCCCAAGGATTTGCCCGAGAGTCGCGGGCTTTTGGTCTGAATCCACGGGTAGGAGCGCCATAAGGCCGACAATTGCGCCGCATTATTTGTGGTTATCCCGTCCAAAAACTGGACCAACTGGATCTGCAGTTCCGGATGGGGTTCCACATAGTCCTCTACCCGTTCGATGGCATTCTCTAGTAAGCATGGCACGCAAATATCACAGAATTCAAAGGCCGTTTGAACCCCCAACGTGGTGGCGATGGCGGCCGCTCGCGAATAGTTGCGTCGATCCACCTCGACTTGCACCAAGGACGCCAAACGTGCGGATTCCACTTTGAGCGGGGATATCAAGCGTACGACCATGGCAAAATGGTGCAGATGGCGGGCGTGGACGAATTGCTCACACGCCTGCCACTGAAACTCCGGGGTGAGTTCATCGAAGGCTTGGGAGGAGGATGGAGCCGGACGCCATTTCGTGAAGGCGGTAAACACTACCAAAGGCAAAGAAAGGGTTACACACACGTTAGGTTTGGCGGAATTCGTGGGGTCTGGTATCTGTTTTAGTGGAAGTGGAGGGATAGCTTTCCGGACGTG from Tigriopus californicus strain San Diego chromosome 3, Tcal_SD_v2.1, whole genome shotgun sequence encodes:
- the LOC131877374 gene encoding exonuclease mut-7 homolog isoform X1, translated to MADAGLNTPPPRGRGGMNPPTVPPPRAGRAPPRHRQYYYGRGGPPPRPGGPPPGRGPAAGQPPLRAQAWAASYHGPAIRPAGRGRGQAGGGGARPPPPPPPLVHHFQPDAAQNEVFLSLMAGPEGGVGPLAVFEQRLADHWTRSDQPHRALLAFLTRCPDFKRGKTGPHELSAKLFTAFTKWRPAPSSSQAFDELTPEFQWQACEQFVHARHLHHFAMVVRLISPLKVESARLASLVQVEVDRRNYSRAAAIATTLGVQTAFEFCDICVPCLLENAIERVEDYVEPHPELQIQLVQFLDGITTNNAAQLSALWRSYPWIQTKSPRLSGKSLGKLIERLLKKFELDPKMAPLHTKTRTFLAFRYQVLTKNEPTTRLENWRDLVGEFVGKDLELAYTLVNLLTNGRSIDPDFKEAQFWANKLDLDRRRLPYGIDDDFEDPLSGNGDDADENWDEDQNGGKFYALRLPRERILMIDTQPAFRDFLAVLAEETVSGYDSETLPMTSDGVALMQVAFPDQVFLLDANALSGKLSHEDWTGFVQGYFNNPNLLKLGFGLAPDLKNMERFHPAFANLRQTAKRVLDLDPLHRQLFLASNQVLIASYTSDNRGLSGFVESIFGLPLDKRDQISHWDKRPLSESQTIYAALDAFVLLDLYNQILALSEVRGQKDHVYKVIETTIKFGNKLEKNEKKLNSAEEKAMRKEMANLRLSQPVQPLNKEPISVRDIRIACDGMLQGLCKKLRLHGIDTRTIENFESTERLGEIAQEEKRMILTRGVKSFVKLKKFVPPGFILIIQDDLLDHQVEEVLHYFNIRMSPDDFFS
- the LOC131877374 gene encoding exonuclease mut-7 homolog isoform X2, coding for MVVRLISPLKVESARLASLVQVEVDRRNYSRAAAIATTLGVQTAFEFCDICVPCLLENAIERVEDYVEPHPELQIQLVQFLDGITTNNAAQLSALWRSYPWIQTKSPRLSGKSLGKLIERLLKKFELDPKMAPLHTKTRTFLAFRYQVLTKNEPTTRLENWRDLVGEFVGKDLELAYTLVNLLTNGRSIDPDFKEAQFWANKLDLDRRRLPYGIDDDFEDPLSGNGDDADENWDEDQNGGKFYALRLPRERILMIDTQPAFRDFLAVLAEETVSGYDSETLPMTSDGVALMQVAFPDQVFLLDANALSGKLSHEDWTGFVQGYFNNPNLLKLGFGLAPDLKNMERFHPAFANLRQTAKRVLDLDPLHRQLFLASNQVLIASYTSDNRGLSGFVESIFGLPLDKRDQISHWDKRPLSESQTIYAALDAFVLLDLYNQILALSEVRGQKDHVYKVIETTIKFGNKLEKNEKKLNSAEEKAMRKEMANLRLSQPVQPLNKEPISVRDIRIACDGMLQGLCKKLRLHGIDTRTIENFESTERLGEIAQEEKRMILTRGVKSFVKLKKFVPPGFILIIQDDLLDHQVEEVLHYFNIRMSPDDFFS